One window from the genome of Ideonella sp. WA131b encodes:
- a CDS encoding (2Fe-2S) ferredoxin domain-containing protein, with protein sequence MSSYYRHHVFFCLNQRSNGEACCAQHDAQAAFDHCKARVKAEGLAGAGGVRINKAGCLDRCAGGPVLVVYPEATWYTYVDRHDLDEIVERHLKGGEVVERLRLAPDVGR encoded by the coding sequence ATGAGCAGCTACTACCGGCACCACGTCTTTTTCTGCCTCAACCAGCGCAGCAACGGCGAGGCCTGCTGCGCGCAGCACGACGCGCAGGCGGCCTTCGACCACTGCAAGGCCCGTGTCAAGGCCGAGGGCCTGGCTGGAGCCGGGGGCGTGCGCATCAACAAGGCCGGCTGCCTGGATCGCTGCGCGGGCGGACCGGTGTTGGTGGTCTACCCCGAGGCCACCTGGTACACCTACGTCGACCGGCACGACCTCGACGAGATCGTCGAACGTCACCTTAAGGGCGGCGAAGTCGTCGAGCGGCTGCGGCTGGCCCCCGACGTGGGCCGCTGA
- a CDS encoding Bcr/CflA family efflux MFS transporter — translation MPLPAPFRAENGPAAGPVPAMPLGLAAITLALLMGLQPVTTDMTLPAFPLLTRELGASMAAAQLTMAALILAFGVGQLVWGPLADRHGRRPVLLGGLALYGVASLGCVFAGSIEALVAWRTLQGAAMAAAVVCARAIVRDLYEPVQGAQVMSLALTGLGVIALASPLLGGAVAHAVGWRGALALVAAAGLGTLAWVAWRLPETLARRNPRALQPAVLLGTWAQIARHRVFGAWALLVACTYGGLFTLLAGSAFVYIDVLGLSPAAYGLAMAAGSLAYIAGTVVCRGWIRRFGLGGAVARGGFFTLGGGALGVALVLAGVSHWAAVLVPQCLYLFGHGLHQPCGQAGVVAPFPAQAGAASALAGFVLALVAFGVGRWLGVALDGRVDPLMWGLGFWALATSLIAWTLVPRALATP, via the coding sequence ATGCCCCTGCCCGCCCCCTTCCGCGCCGAGAACGGCCCCGCCGCCGGCCCGGTGCCGGCCATGCCCCTGGGGCTGGCCGCCATCACGCTGGCGCTGCTGATGGGGCTGCAGCCGGTGACGACCGACATGACCCTGCCGGCCTTCCCGCTGCTGACGCGCGAACTGGGTGCCAGCATGGCCGCCGCGCAGCTGACGATGGCGGCGCTGATCCTCGCCTTCGGCGTGGGCCAGCTCGTCTGGGGCCCGCTGGCCGACCGCCACGGCCGCCGCCCGGTGCTGCTGGGGGGACTGGCGTTGTACGGGGTGGCCAGCCTGGGCTGCGTCTTCGCCGGCAGCATCGAGGCGCTGGTGGCCTGGCGCACGCTGCAGGGTGCGGCCATGGCGGCGGCCGTGGTGTGCGCGCGCGCCATCGTGCGCGACCTCTACGAGCCGGTGCAGGGCGCGCAGGTGATGTCGCTGGCGCTCACCGGGCTGGGCGTGATCGCACTGGCCAGCCCGCTGCTGGGCGGCGCGGTGGCGCACGCCGTGGGCTGGCGTGGCGCGCTGGCGCTGGTGGCCGCAGCCGGCCTGGGCACGCTGGCCTGGGTGGCCTGGCGGCTGCCCGAGACGCTGGCACGCCGCAATCCTCGGGCTCTGCAGCCGGCGGTGCTGCTGGGCACCTGGGCGCAGATCGCGCGCCACCGCGTCTTCGGTGCCTGGGCGTTGCTGGTGGCCTGCACCTACGGCGGGCTGTTCACGCTGCTGGCCGGCTCGGCCTTCGTCTACATCGACGTGCTGGGCCTGAGTCCGGCGGCCTACGGCCTGGCGATGGCCGCGGGCTCGCTGGCCTACATCGCCGGCACCGTGGTGTGCCGCGGCTGGATCCGCCGCTTCGGGTTGGGCGGTGCGGTGGCGCGCGGCGGCTTCTTCACGCTCGGTGGCGGTGCACTCGGTGTGGCCTTGGTGCTGGCGGGCGTGTCGCACTGGGCGGCGGTGCTGGTGCCGCAGTGCCTGTACCTGTTCGGCCATGGCCTGCACCAGCCTTGCGGCCAGGCCGGCGTGGTGGCGCCCTTCCCGGCCCAGGCCGGCGCGGCCAGCGCGCTGGCCGGCTTCGTGCTGGCGCTGGTGGCCTTTGGCGTCGGGCGCTGGCTCGGCGTGGCGCTCGACGGCCGCGTCGACCCGCTGATGTGGGGCCTGGGCTTCTGGGCGCTGGCCACCAGCCTCATCGCGTGGACGCTGGTGCCGCGCGCCCTGGCCACGCCATGA
- a CDS encoding VanZ family protein, translating into MNARHRSSAAWLALAYALLVLYASLYPFEGWRWPPGRTALEMAALPEAIHHDAFDRWSNSLGYGPLGLLLALAGLRSGWRARWAVPVAVLLAAGLSFGCEWLQHFVPARVPTRGDFQLNTAGATGGALLAWALQAAGLVDRWNRLRHRWFTGDAAYALALLVLWPVGLLFPAPAPLGLGHGVERARTWLAEAVAGVPWAEPLDALLQSPAAGLGALSPQAEWMVTALGLLAPCLVAYVVTPQGWRRLGLALGALTLGVAAMTLSTALNFGPQHALTWIGPRTLPALATGLALALACLALPARVVCGVGLMVLVAMATMVSQAPADPYLTQSLKAWEQGRFVRFHGLAQWLGWLWPWLAMAWLLARLARPTRGAG; encoded by the coding sequence ATGAACGCGCGGCACCGCAGTTCGGCCGCCTGGCTGGCCCTGGCCTATGCGCTGCTCGTGCTTTACGCCAGCCTGTACCCGTTCGAGGGCTGGCGCTGGCCACCCGGGCGCACGGCGCTGGAGATGGCGGCGCTGCCCGAGGCCATCCACCACGACGCCTTCGACCGCTGGTCCAACAGTCTGGGCTACGGGCCGCTGGGTCTGCTGCTGGCGCTGGCCGGGCTGCGCAGCGGCTGGCGCGCACGCTGGGCCGTGCCGGTGGCGGTGCTGCTGGCGGCGGGCCTGTCGTTCGGCTGCGAGTGGCTGCAGCACTTCGTGCCGGCGCGCGTGCCCACGCGCGGCGACTTCCAGCTCAACACGGCCGGCGCCACCGGCGGTGCGTTGCTGGCCTGGGCGCTGCAGGCCGCCGGGCTCGTCGACCGCTGGAACCGGCTGCGACATCGCTGGTTCACGGGCGACGCCGCCTACGCACTGGCCCTGCTGGTGTTGTGGCCCGTCGGGCTGCTGTTCCCAGCGCCCGCGCCTTTGGGTCTGGGCCACGGGGTCGAGCGGGCACGGACCTGGCTCGCCGAGGCCGTGGCCGGCGTACCCTGGGCCGAGCCCCTGGACGCGTTGCTGCAATCACCCGCAGCCGGGCTCGGGGCGCTGTCGCCGCAGGCCGAGTGGATGGTCACCGCCCTGGGCCTGCTGGCGCCTTGCCTGGTGGCCTACGTGGTCACGCCGCAGGGCTGGCGCCGCCTGGGCCTGGCGCTGGGCGCGCTGACCCTGGGCGTGGCCGCCATGACGCTGTCGACGGCCCTCAACTTCGGACCTCAGCATGCGCTGACCTGGATCGGGCCGCGCACCCTGCCCGCGCTGGCCACGGGCCTGGCGCTGGCACTGGCCTGCCTCGCGCTGCCGGCGCGCGTGGTGTGCGGCGTCGGGCTGATGGTGCTGGTGGCGATGGCCACGATGGTGTCGCAGGCGCCGGCCGACCCCTACCTGACGCAGAGCCTGAAGGCCTGGGAGCAGGGCCGCTTCGTTCGCTTCCACGGCCTGGCGCAGTGGCTGGGCTGGCTGTGGCCCTGGCTGGCCATGGCCTGGCTGCTGGCGCGGCTGGCCCGCCCCACTCGGGGGGCAGGCTGA
- a CDS encoding DUF493 family protein, which produces MTMRPIPPEESLISYPSAFPIKVMGAQVEGFEAAIVALAQRFDPAFDARRIERRPSRAGNYLGLTITVTATSREQLDELYRTLSSHPMVKVVL; this is translated from the coding sequence CTGACCATGCGCCCGATTCCGCCCGAAGAGAGCCTGATCAGCTATCCCAGCGCCTTCCCGATCAAGGTGATGGGTGCGCAGGTCGAGGGTTTCGAGGCCGCCATCGTGGCCTTGGCGCAGCGCTTCGACCCCGCGTTCGACGCCCGCCGCATCGAGCGCCGGCCCAGCAGGGCCGGCAACTACCTGGGGCTCACGATCACCGTCACCGCCACGAGCCGCGAACAGCTCGACGAGTTGTACCGCACGCTGAGCTCGCACCCGATGGTGAAGGTGGTGCTGTAA
- the miaA gene encoding tRNA (adenosine(37)-N6)-dimethylallyltransferase MiaA encodes MTVPLQGVLLAGPTASGKSALALALARRLPLEIVSVDSALVYRGMDIGTAKPTPAERAQAPHHLIDILDPAEAYSAARFAADATALAAAIRGRGRLPLLVGGTMLYVKALRDGLHALPPADAAVRAALDAEAAARGWPAMHAELVRVDPVTAARLPPLDAQRIQRALEVWRVSGRPLSDWHAQARPAGLAAADADAAWPVVSLEPRHRQGLHERIAQRLQQMFAADFVGEVRALRARGDLHAGLPSMRCVGYRQVWRGLDEGAFGPAQDELTSPPALAVSDAAVAATRQLAKRQLTWLRSISSRQVYACDDAAGLTGALDAVLVHARRCEIPGLRLA; translated from the coding sequence ATGACGGTGCCGCTGCAGGGCGTGCTGCTGGCCGGCCCCACCGCCAGCGGCAAGAGCGCGCTGGCGCTGGCGCTGGCCCGGCGGCTGCCGCTGGAGATCGTCAGCGTCGACTCGGCGCTGGTCTACCGCGGCATGGACATCGGCACCGCCAAGCCCACGCCGGCCGAGCGCGCGCAGGCGCCGCACCACCTGATCGACATCCTCGATCCGGCCGAGGCCTACTCGGCGGCGCGCTTCGCCGCCGACGCCACGGCGCTGGCCGCAGCCATCCGCGGGCGCGGCCGGCTGCCGCTGCTGGTGGGCGGCACGATGCTGTACGTGAAGGCGCTGCGCGACGGCCTGCATGCGCTGCCGCCGGCCGACGCCGCCGTGCGCGCCGCGCTCGACGCCGAGGCGGCGGCGCGCGGCTGGCCGGCGATGCATGCCGAGCTGGTGCGCGTCGACCCCGTCACCGCGGCACGGCTGCCGCCGCTGGATGCCCAGCGCATCCAGCGCGCGCTGGAAGTGTGGCGGGTCAGCGGCCGCCCGCTGTCGGACTGGCACGCCCAGGCCCGGCCGGCCGGCCTGGCAGCGGCCGATGCCGATGCCGCCTGGCCGGTCGTGTCGCTGGAACCGCGCCACCGCCAGGGCCTGCACGAGCGCATCGCGCAGCGGCTGCAGCAGATGTTCGCGGCCGACTTCGTCGGCGAGGTGCGCGCGCTGCGCGCCCGCGGCGACCTGCACGCCGGCCTGCCGTCCATGCGCTGCGTGGGTTACCGCCAAGTCTGGCGTGGGCTGGATGAGGGCGCATTCGGTCCCGCGCAAGACGAGCTCACCAGCCCGCCGGCCCTGGCCGTGAGCGACGCCGCCGTGGCCGCGACCCGCCAGCTCGCCAAACGCCAGCTCACCTGGTTACGGTCGATTTCTTCGCGCCAGGTCTACGCCTGCGACGACGCCGCGGGGCTGACCGGTGCCCTCGACGCCGTGCTCGTGCACGCCAGGCGCTGCGAGATCCCTGGCCTGCGACTCGCGTGA
- a CDS encoding rRNA pseudouridine synthase, whose product MADRPKLTTKAGKPARDPQRPRVRGGPPPKTATNPRPKTARKAVPEPAPQAAQQAPPLNARRPQPAPSDRRPPVPRPAAPPAATAAPAQGLRVNKLMTERGLASRREADEWIAAGWVRVGSAVAQLGQRVAPDAVIVIDERARHEQQHRVTVLLHKPVGWVSGQPEDGYEPAIALVTPANQWEGDRSGIRFHPGHLRQLAPAGRLDIDSTGLLVFTQDGRVARHLIGDETRVEKEYLVRVERVDGAPVQSTELGPLRHGLELDGVKLRPAQASWQNEQQLRIVLREGRKRQIRRMCELVGLRVLALKRVRIGSVPLGPLPEGRWRYLRDDERF is encoded by the coding sequence ATGGCCGATCGCCCCAAGCTCACCACCAAGGCCGGAAAGCCGGCGCGCGACCCCCAGCGCCCGCGCGTGCGGGGCGGACCCCCGCCCAAGACGGCAACGAACCCCAGGCCCAAGACGGCTCGGAAGGCCGTGCCCGAGCCCGCACCCCAGGCAGCCCAGCAGGCTCCACCGCTGAACGCCCGCCGGCCCCAGCCGGCGCCTTCGGACCGCCGGCCGCCGGTGCCGCGGCCCGCAGCCCCGCCCGCAGCCACTGCGGCCCCAGCCCAGGGCCTGCGCGTGAACAAGCTGATGACCGAGCGCGGCCTGGCTTCGCGCCGCGAAGCCGACGAGTGGATCGCCGCCGGCTGGGTGCGTGTGGGCAGCGCGGTGGCGCAACTCGGCCAGCGGGTGGCACCCGATGCCGTCATCGTCATCGACGAACGTGCCCGGCACGAGCAGCAACACCGCGTCACCGTGCTGCTGCACAAACCGGTGGGCTGGGTGAGCGGGCAGCCCGAAGACGGCTACGAGCCCGCGATCGCGCTGGTGACGCCGGCCAACCAGTGGGAGGGCGACCGCTCGGGGATCCGCTTTCACCCCGGCCACCTGCGCCAGCTGGCGCCCGCGGGCCGGCTTGACATCGACTCCACCGGCTTGCTGGTGTTCACCCAGGACGGCCGTGTGGCGCGGCACCTGATCGGCGACGAGACGCGCGTCGAGAAGGAGTACCTCGTGCGCGTGGAGCGCGTGGACGGCGCACCGGTGCAGAGCACCGAACTCGGGCCGCTGCGCCACGGCCTGGAGCTCGATGGCGTGAAGCTGCGACCGGCGCAGGCCAGCTGGCAGAACGAGCAGCAGCTGCGCATCGTGCTGCGCGAGGGCCGCAAGCGGCAGATCCGCCGCATGTGCGAACTGGTGGGCCTGCGCGTGCTGGCGCTCAAGCGCGTGCGCATCGGCAGCGTGCCGCTGGGGCCGCTGCCCGAGGGGCGCTGGCGCTACCTGCGCGACGACGAGCGCTTCTAG
- a CDS encoding alpha/beta fold hydrolase, translating into MNALTERLGIAGPTGELACALDIPAPDVPLRGLAVCCHPHPLHGGTMDNKVVQTLARASLQCGFRAVRFNFRGVGGSGGLWDAGHGEVDDVLAVVARFRAEGEPLVLAGFSFGAAMATQAARRLAEAGTPAARLVLVGPAVLNFAAAPVPPDTLVVHGEADDVVPLSAVLDWARPQALPVTVMPGAGHFFHGLLPQLKQLVAGSLSAHSA; encoded by the coding sequence ATGAACGCGCTCACCGAGCGGCTGGGCATCGCCGGCCCGACGGGTGAGCTGGCCTGCGCCCTCGACATCCCCGCCCCCGACGTGCCGCTGCGCGGGCTGGCCGTGTGTTGCCACCCGCACCCTTTGCACGGCGGCACGATGGACAACAAGGTCGTGCAGACGCTGGCGCGCGCGTCGCTGCAGTGTGGCTTCCGTGCGGTGCGCTTCAATTTCCGCGGTGTCGGCGGCTCCGGCGGCCTCTGGGACGCCGGCCACGGCGAGGTCGACGACGTGCTGGCCGTGGTGGCCCGCTTCCGTGCCGAGGGCGAGCCCCTGGTGCTGGCCGGTTTCTCGTTCGGCGCCGCGATGGCCACGCAGGCCGCGCGCCGACTGGCCGAGGCCGGTACCCCAGCCGCGCGTCTGGTGCTGGTGGGCCCGGCGGTGCTGAACTTCGCGGCCGCGCCGGTGCCGCCCGACACGCTGGTGGTGCACGGCGAGGCCGACGATGTCGTGCCACTGTCGGCGGTGCTGGACTGGGCACGCCCGCAGGCCCTGCCGGTGACGGTGATGCCGGGCGCCGGGCACTTCTTCCACGGCCTGCTGCCGCAGCTGAAACAGCTCGTCGCCGGCTCGCTGTCGGCGCACTCGGCGTGA
- a CDS encoding LysR family transcriptional regulator gives MKLKHLEIFHAVMLTGTLSGAARLLHQTQPAASQALQSAERQLGYALFTRQRNRLEPTAEALALQPEVARLMAQLDAVRRLAEAQRAGRTAPLRVLVVPSLAVVQLPSALRRFRARHAAVPLVLRTQHSREIAQSLALREADLGIVFGRSPGVGGSVGLEQLPLAQGRLVCVSRRRIGRGATVALAELARQPFIRTDGRDPMGALLAEEAQRAGISTPGEIVVQTHHTALVLAEEGFGPAVVDSFTAAAARRGDLVVQPLVPEVPVGLFALLPQGQPGPHERRLALAFAEAFAQALHDGPVAAKP, from the coding sequence ATGAAGCTCAAGCACCTCGAGATCTTCCACGCCGTCATGCTGACAGGCACGCTCAGCGGCGCGGCGCGGTTGCTGCACCAGACGCAGCCGGCGGCCTCGCAGGCGCTGCAATCGGCCGAAAGGCAGCTGGGCTACGCCCTGTTCACGCGCCAGCGCAACCGCCTCGAGCCCACGGCGGAGGCGCTGGCGCTGCAGCCCGAGGTGGCGCGGCTGATGGCTCAGCTCGATGCCGTGCGCCGGCTCGCCGAGGCGCAGCGCGCCGGCCGCACCGCGCCGTTGCGCGTGCTGGTGGTGCCGTCGCTGGCCGTGGTGCAGCTGCCGTCGGCACTGCGCCGCTTCCGCGCGCGCCATGCGGCGGTGCCGCTGGTGCTGCGCACGCAGCACTCGCGCGAGATCGCCCAGTCCCTCGCGCTGCGCGAGGCCGACCTGGGTATCGTCTTCGGCCGCTCACCGGGCGTGGGCGGCAGCGTCGGCCTCGAGCAGCTGCCGCTGGCCCAGGGGCGCCTGGTCTGCGTATCGCGGCGTCGCATCGGCCGCGGCGCCACGGTGGCGCTCGCCGAGCTGGCACGCCAGCCCTTCATCCGCACCGACGGCCGCGACCCGATGGGCGCGCTGCTGGCCGAGGAGGCTCAGCGCGCCGGCATCTCGACACCGGGCGAAATCGTCGTGCAGACCCACCACACGGCGCTCGTGCTCGCCGAGGAAGGCTTTGGCCCCGCCGTGGTGGACTCGTTCACCGCCGCGGCGGCGCGCCGGGGCGACCTGGTGGTGCAGCCGCTGGTGCCCGAGGTGCCGGTGGGCCTGTTCGCCCTGCTGCCTCAGGGACAGCCCGGACCCCACGAACGGCGGCTTGCGCTGGCCTTCGCCGAGGCCTTTGCGCAGGCGCTGCACGACGGCCCCGTCGCCGCCAAGCCATAA
- a CDS encoding D-amino acid aminotransferase, giving the protein MSHDKLCFLNGEFLPLAEARVPVLDRGFIFGDGIYEVVPVYGRRLFRFDEHLARLNRSLAKLRLPQPATREQWLERCRRLVAERPEDDQVVYIQVTRGVAPRDHVMPANPVPTVFMMSNPLKPATPEQRHAGVACVTARDFRWERGDIKSTSLLGNVLARQISADQGALETIMFRDGWLTEAAASNVWIAHEGALLGPPKSEHVLEGIRVELLRELCEDSGIAYNLKPISEADVRAADEVLLSSATKELLPVTRIDGEPVGHGALRGKPGPVYARLFEAYQRAKQTMSI; this is encoded by the coding sequence ATGAGCCACGACAAGCTCTGCTTCCTCAACGGCGAGTTCCTGCCGCTCGCCGAGGCGCGCGTGCCGGTGCTGGACCGCGGCTTCATCTTCGGCGACGGCATCTACGAGGTCGTGCCGGTGTATGGCCGCCGGCTGTTCCGGTTCGACGAGCACCTGGCGCGGCTGAACCGCAGCCTGGCCAAGCTGCGCCTGCCGCAGCCGGCCACGCGCGAGCAGTGGCTCGAGCGCTGCCGCCGGCTGGTGGCCGAGAGGCCCGAGGACGACCAGGTCGTCTACATCCAGGTCACCCGCGGCGTCGCCCCGCGCGACCACGTCATGCCCGCCAACCCGGTGCCCACCGTCTTCATGATGAGCAACCCGCTGAAGCCCGCGACGCCCGAACAGCGGCATGCCGGGGTGGCTTGCGTCACGGCGCGGGACTTCCGCTGGGAGCGCGGCGACATCAAGAGCACCAGCCTGCTGGGCAACGTGCTGGCGCGGCAGATCTCGGCCGACCAGGGCGCCCTGGAGACCATCATGTTCCGGGACGGCTGGCTCACCGAAGCCGCCGCCAGCAATGTGTGGATCGCGCACGAAGGCGCGCTGCTCGGCCCGCCCAAGAGCGAGCACGTGCTCGAGGGCATCCGCGTGGAGCTGCTGCGCGAGCTGTGCGAGGACAGCGGCATCGCCTACAACCTGAAACCGATCTCCGAAGCGGACGTCCGTGCCGCCGACGAGGTGCTGCTGAGCAGCGCCACGAAAGAGTTGCTGCCGGTCACCCGCATCGACGGCGAGCCGGTGGGGCATGGCGCACTGCGCGGCAAGCCGGGGCCGGTGTATGCGCGCCTCTTCGAGGCCTACCAGCGCGCCAAGCAGACGATGTCGATCTGA
- a CDS encoding D-alanyl-D-alanine carboxypeptidase: MRRRAFRRLLAALLLAPALAQAQAPLPEVAARQHLLIDLSGDRVLAEHEADAEIDPAGAATLMTAHLVLTALQAGRPAREATLPVSPLARAERRPGVPLMYAEGQLQAELLLRGLTTLGARDAAVALAEGVAGSVDDFVAQMNRRSLALGLRQTVFRNPTGAPAAGQTSTVRDLARLGARLVADHPQALPLFAMRQFEHAGVRQDNPNLLLARDGTIDGLAVMASATGGHGVVATALRDTPAGPRRLLVVLSGATSREAAAGEAQKLLNWGWQSWDAVRLFATGQPVATVPVWQGASNTVHLGAAGPLVVTVPRGEGARLTTTVTRTEPLVAPLVQGQVVGRIEVATSGGTPVASVPLVVQQAVPLAGVLGRAWDAIRLWIR; the protein is encoded by the coding sequence ATGCGGCGGCGCGCCTTCAGGCGGCTGCTGGCAGCGCTGCTGCTCGCGCCCGCCCTCGCGCAGGCGCAGGCGCCGTTGCCCGAGGTGGCGGCGCGCCAGCACCTCTTGATCGACCTCAGCGGCGATCGCGTGCTCGCTGAACACGAGGCCGACGCCGAAATCGACCCCGCGGGCGCCGCGACCCTCATGACCGCGCACCTGGTGCTCACCGCGCTGCAGGCCGGCCGGCCGGCGCGCGAGGCCACCCTGCCCGTCTCACCGCTCGCCCGCGCCGAGCGCCGCCCCGGCGTGCCACTGATGTACGCAGAGGGCCAGCTGCAGGCCGAACTGCTGTTGCGCGGTCTGACCACGCTCGGCGCGCGCGACGCCGCGGTGGCATTGGCCGAAGGCGTCGCCGGTTCGGTGGACGACTTTGTCGCGCAGATGAACCGCCGTTCGCTGGCACTGGGCCTGAGGCAGACGGTGTTCCGCAACCCCACGGGCGCGCCCGCTGCCGGCCAGACGAGCACGGTGCGGGATCTTGCCCGCCTGGGAGCGCGTCTGGTGGCCGACCACCCGCAGGCCCTGCCGTTGTTCGCGATGCGGCAGTTCGAGCATGCCGGTGTGCGCCAGGACAACCCCAACCTGCTGCTGGCGCGCGACGGAACCATCGACGGCCTGGCGGTCATGGCCTCGGCCACCGGCGGCCACGGCGTGGTGGCCACGGCGCTGCGCGACACGCCCGCCGGACCGCGTCGGCTGCTGGTGGTGCTGTCGGGCGCCACCAGCCGCGAGGCTGCGGCTGGCGAGGCGCAGAAGCTGCTCAACTGGGGCTGGCAGTCCTGGGACGCCGTGCGCCTGTTCGCCACCGGCCAGCCCGTGGCCACCGTGCCGGTGTGGCAGGGCGCGAGCAACACCGTGCACTTGGGTGCCGCCGGGCCGCTGGTGGTGACCGTGCCCCGCGGCGAGGGCGCACGACTGACGACCACCGTCACGCGCACCGAGCCGCTGGTGGCGCCCCTCGTGCAGGGGCAGGTCGTGGGCCGCATCGAGGTGGCCACCAGCGGCGGCACGCCAGTGGCCAGCGTGCCGCTGGTGGTGCAGCAGGCGGTGCCGCTGGCCGGCGTGCTGGGCCGCGCCTGGGATGCGATTCGGCTGTGGATACGCTGA
- a CDS encoding CopD family protein gives MCSGYLWLKAFHIVFVASWFAGLFYLPRIFVNLAMVPVDSHAERERLLLMARKLYRFSSLLMLPALVLGLWLWLGCGITGGWMHAKLALVIAVLGYHHLCRSLLRRFEQLANTRSHRWFRVFNEASVLAFAAIVVLVVVKPF, from the coding sequence ATGTGCAGCGGTTACCTTTGGCTCAAGGCCTTCCACATCGTCTTTGTCGCGAGCTGGTTCGCGGGCCTGTTCTACCTGCCCAGGATCTTCGTCAATCTGGCGATGGTGCCCGTCGACAGCCACGCCGAGCGCGAACGGCTGCTGCTGATGGCGCGCAAGCTCTACCGCTTTTCGAGCCTGCTGATGCTGCCCGCGCTGGTGCTCGGACTGTGGCTGTGGCTGGGCTGCGGCATCACCGGGGGATGGATGCACGCCAAGCTCGCGCTCGTGATCGCGGTGCTGGGCTACCACCACCTGTGCCGCTCGCTGCTGCGGCGCTTCGAGCAACTGGCCAACACGCGCAGCCACCGCTGGTTCCGGGTCTTCAACGAGGCCTCGGTGCTGGCCTTCGCGGCCATCGTGGTGCTCGTCGTCGTCAAGCCTTTCTGA
- a CDS encoding amino acid ABC transporter substrate-binding protein — protein sequence MSRPPARALATFAVAATLLALLPTAWAQTLDKVKASGSIAVAYRESSIPFSYLDDKAQPTGFGWEICQRIVDEARKATGRADLKVTTQAVTSANRIPLLMNGTIDIECGSTTNNSDRAKQVAFATNYFYTGTRLLVKAGSPIKAVADLRGRKVVSTTGTTNFRIMRALNDERNLGFELIGAKDHAESQLVVASGRADAFAMDDILLYGLAASAANPAEWAVVGEAIQVEPYAIMLRKDDPTFKALVDGVLARLMDSGEFERLYTRWFQSPIPPRGVNLNAPMPRELRENLRAKSDKPAT from the coding sequence ATGAGCCGCCCGCCTGCCCGCGCCCTCGCCACTTTCGCCGTCGCCGCCACGCTGCTGGCCCTGCTGCCCACGGCCTGGGCGCAGACGCTGGACAAGGTCAAGGCCAGCGGCAGCATCGCCGTCGCCTACCGCGAGAGCTCCATCCCCTTCAGCTACCTCGACGACAAGGCCCAGCCCACGGGCTTCGGCTGGGAGATCTGCCAGCGCATCGTGGATGAGGCGCGCAAAGCCACAGGCCGCGCTGATCTGAAGGTCACGACGCAGGCCGTCACCAGCGCCAACCGCATCCCGCTGCTGATGAACGGCACCATCGACATCGAATGCGGCAGCACCACCAACAACAGCGACCGCGCCAAGCAGGTGGCCTTCGCCACGAACTACTTCTACACCGGGACGCGGCTCCTCGTGAAGGCTGGCTCGCCCATCAAGGCCGTGGCCGACCTGCGCGGCCGCAAGGTGGTCAGCACGACCGGCACGACGAACTTCCGCATCATGCGGGCGCTCAACGACGAGCGGAACCTGGGCTTCGAACTGATCGGCGCCAAAGACCACGCCGAGAGCCAGCTCGTGGTGGCCAGCGGCCGGGCAGACGCCTTCGCGATGGACGACATCCTGCTCTACGGCCTGGCCGCCAGCGCCGCCAACCCGGCCGAATGGGCCGTGGTGGGCGAGGCCATCCAGGTCGAGCCCTACGCCATCATGCTGCGCAAGGACGACCCCACGTTCAAGGCACTCGTCGACGGCGTGCTGGCGCGCCTGATGGACAGCGGCGAGTTCGAGCGCCTGTACACGCGCTGGTTCCAGAGCCCGATCCCGCCCCGGGGCGTGAACCTCAACGCGCCGATGCCGCGTGAGCTGCGCGAGAACCTGCGGGCCAAGTCCGACAAGCCGGCAACCTGA